The following are encoded in a window of Rosa chinensis cultivar Old Blush chromosome 4, RchiOBHm-V2, whole genome shotgun sequence genomic DNA:
- the LOC112200691 gene encoding auxin efflux carrier component 2, with protein sequence MISGKDIYEVLASLVPLYVAMILAYGSVRWWKIFTPDQCSGINRFVAVFAVPLLSFHLISSNDPYVMNYRFIAADSLQKVVILVALFLWQIFSKRGNLEWMISLFSLSTLPNTLVMGIPLLKAMYGDFSATLMVQIVVLQSVIWYTLMLFMFEYRGAKLLISEQFPETAGSITSFRVDSDVVSLNGREPLETDAEIGEDGKLHVVVRRSAASSMVSSIKSHGFNSLNSGMTPRASNLTGVEIYSVQSSREQTPRASSFNQADFYTMFNSREAQSPKHGCTNSFKGGFGDVYSLQSSKGVAPRTSNFHEDMKRGARSMSGELFNAGTVPSYPPPNPMFSRSTSGGPEKKESGGAGAGAVVSGGAVSNKELHMFVWSSSASSVSEGSQKHAVNRAASTEFGGIDSSRAAQHDHPIAGSRGMHELSQNMSSGRKMSGDVELEIEEGTKFPASATSYSSRHKKMDMEDGGVTKKQQMPPASVMTRLILIMVWRKLIRNPNSYASLLGLAWSLVSYKWHIKMPKIVSGSISILSDTGLGMAMFSLGLFMALQPKIIACGKAVATFGMAVRFLIGPAVIAACSVAVGLRGVLLRVAILQAALPQGIVPFVFAKEYNVHADILSTAVIFGMLLALPVTIVYYILIGL encoded by the exons ATGATCAGCGGAAAGGACATTTACGAGGTCCTTGCGAGCCTTGTGCCGCTTTACGTAGCCATGATCTTGGCCTATGGCTCGGTCCGGTGGTGGAAGATCTTCACCCCGGACCAATGCTCCGGCATCAACCGATTCGTGGCGGTTTTTGCCGTTCCTTTGCTTTCCTTTCACTTAATTTCTTCCAATGATCCGTACGTCATGAACTACCGGTTCATAGCGGCGGACTCGTTGCAGAAAGTGGTGATTCTGGTGGCTCTATTCCTCTGGCAGATCTTCTCCAAGCGCGGCAACCTCGAGTGGATGATCTCGCTCTTCTCCCTCTCGACTCTCCCCAACACTCTCGTCATGGGCATTCCTCTGTTGAAGGCCATGTACGGCGACTTTTCGGCCACTCTCATGGTTCAAATCGTGGTGCTGCAGAGCGTCATCTGGTACACTCTCATGCTCTTCATGTTCGAGTACAGAGGAGCCAAACTCTTGATCTCAGAGCAGTTCCCGGAAACCGCTGGGTCCATCACCTCGTTTCGGGTGGACTCCGACGTCGTTTCGCTTAACGGACGAGAACCTTTGGAGACGGATGCCGAGATTGGAGAGGATGGGAAGTTACATGTGGTGGTGAGAAGATCGGCGGCGTCGTCGATGGTGTCGTCTATCAAGTCGCACGGGTTCAACTCCTTGAATTCCGGCATGACTCCTCGAGCTTCGAACCTGACCGGCGTTGAGATTTATTCCGTTCAGTCGTCTCGTGAACAGACGCCGAGGGCATCCAGCTTCAACCAGGCTGACTTCTACACCATGTTCAATTCCAGAGAGGCGCAGAGCCCTAAACACGGTTGCACCAACAGCTTCAAGGGCGGGTTTGGCGATGTTTACTCGCTCCAGTCATCGAAAGGCGTAGCTCCGAGGACTTCAAATTTTCATGAGGATATGAAGAGAGGGGCAAGGAGCATGAGCGGTGAGCTTTTCAATGCCGGGACGGTGCCTTCGTACCCGCCTCCAAATCCCATGTTTTCGAGGTCTACCAGTGGCGGACCGGAGAAGAAGGAAAGCGGCGGCGCCGGTGCTGGTGCCGTTGTCAGTGGTGGTGCAGTGTCTAATAAGGAGCTTCATATGTTTGTTTGGAGCTCGAGTGCTTCGTCGGTTTCCGAAGGGAGTCAGAAACATGCAGTTAACCGAGCTGCCTCGACTGAATTTGGGGGCATTGATTCTTCTAGGGCTGCTCAACATGATCATCCAATTGCTGGTTCAAGAG GGATGCATGAATTGAGTCAGAATATGAGTTCTGGAAGGAAAATGAGTGGAGATGTCGAGCTCGAAATAGAAGAAGGAACAAAGTTTCCAGCAAGTGCAACCTCATATAGTAGTCGCCATAAGAAGATGGACATGGAAGACGGAGGTGTGACAAAGAAGCAACAGATGCCTCCTGCAAGTGTCATGACTAGGCTTATACTGATCATGGTGTGGAGAAAGCTCATTAGAAATCCCAACAGCTACGCCAGTCTCCTTGGTCTCGCATGGTCTCTCGTATCATACAA GTGGCACATCAAAATGCCCAAAATTGTAAGTGGATCCATATCAATATTATCTGATACTGGCTTAGGGATGGCTATGTTCAGTCTAG GTTTATTCATGGCTTTGCAACCAAAGATCATAGCTTGTGGAAAAGCAGTAGCAACATTCGGAATGGCTGTTAGGTTCTTGATAGGCCCAGCAGTGATTGCTGCATGCTCCGTAGCTGTTGGTCTTCGTGGAGTTCTTTTGCGTGTTGCAATACTTCAG GCTGCTCTTCCTCAAGGGATTGTTCCTTTTGTATTTGCCAAAGAATACAATGTTCACGCAGACATACTTAGCACTGC GGTCATTTTTGGAATGTTGCTTGCCTTGCCTGTGACAATAGTCTACTATATTCTCATCGGACTCTAG